Below is a genomic region from Cotesia glomerata isolate CgM1 linkage group LG5, MPM_Cglom_v2.3, whole genome shotgun sequence.
taatgTTTCATTTCATCGAGTAATGTCGAAAAATGGCATtagctcaaaagtttatatatataaatgatatAACGCGCCATGTCAGCAGGATTGCGCCCACAGTTCTCAACCGATCGTCATGAAATTTTGTGGGCTTATTCTTTAAATGAATACCAAGATTAAGTTCGAAGCTGAGAAAAATCGACCGGTTAGTTTACAAGTTGTgggtatttaaaaatttctttcattttcaaaaaatttggaattacttagattttatgaaaataattgttcAGGTGTAAAAGATCgataaaatctatcaaattcATCTTAAACTTCATGTAATTACCTTCAATATAAACTATCATTTGTctagttttgatgattttttcaattaattccgtgattttgaaaattttccaaaattttttaacgaacGTATTTCGGccctttttcttcaaataatttttaagccaTAAAAGATAGCTAtaatctatcaaatttatgttgaaatttacataattatcttcaatttgaGCTATTATTTGTCGccttttgatacttttttcaatttatttcgtagttggaaaaattgaaaaaaatctagaataaataaatttttagtttttatcatcaaatgactttcatctgttacaaatcctattttttagttagatGTCTTAATTgccttttaataacgtgttttttcttcaatattcaATATGTTACTGTTAAGAAGGCAATAATGCGACTTACTTCCAACTCTGTAGGTCCGGATAATTTCCCAATTAAGGCGTGTAAATGCTTAATATCGTTTGTGTTGCCATTTGTTACattgctttttaataattcgttAAATTCTGGAGTCTTTCCTGATGATGGAAGTTGTCGCGTATTGTCCCAATACCGAAGAGAACAAATGCTGAGATATGTGCTGATTACCGACCTATATCGCTGACGAGTAATTTATCGAAAGCACTTGAAAGATGCGTACATGATTAGATTATTAAGTATGTTACTGAGAACAATTTCATAGATGAGTACCAGATAGCTTTTAGGGAGGGCCTGAATACACAGACTGCTGTAATAAAGCTCTGTGATGATATTCGCTTGGCAATAAATGCATCTAAAGTCACTGTAGCTGTTTTCTTTGACCTAAGTAAGGCTTTTGATTCTGTAAATCACAAAAGACTATTACACAAGTTGTTATTGATGAATTTCTCTACTGATGCCATTACGTGGATTAGGTCTTATTTGACTCAAAGAAAGCAGCAGGTGTTTGCTAATGAGTGCGCATCCTCTTGGAGGAATGTATTAAATGGTGTGCCACAAGGCAGTGTGCTTGGCCTTTTATTGTTCTCGCTTTATATTTCGGATCTCTCTCAACAGCTGAGCTGTCGATATTTGCTTTATGCTGATGATTTAGTAATATACTTACCCTGCTATCCAGAACAGATAAATGAATGTGTTGCTGCCCTGAATGCggaaatagttaaaattttagaatggTGCAATATCAATTACCTTAAGTTAAATGCATCAAAGACAAAAGCTGTGATTTTTGGTAGTCGAGTTAAAGTTAACTGTAATAATTGTAAGTATGCTGATTGTATTCGCGTAAATGATTGCATTATTCACTACGATACGACAATTAAGTATCTTGGCGTGTTAATTGATAGCACTCTCACCTGGGAAAATCAGGTTATGAGTGTTTGTAATAGGGCAATGCGGGTTCTGGCGCAGtttaagattaataatgaaatcttCAACGAAAAACTGCGTATAAAGCTTGTCACCACTTTAATATTCCCAGTGTTTGATTATTGTTGTGCGGCTTACTGCAATATTACTAATGACTCGCAAATGCGATTACAGCGCAAAATGAATTGCTGTGTTCgctatatctataaaattgcGAGGGCTGAACACATTACTCCGTACTTTAAGAGGCTGGGTTGGTTAAAGCTGAGTGACAGAAGAAACTACTTTATAGCATGCCTcttttacaaagaaatatatttaaattatcgtcagctatttaAATGTCACTTAGAATTTTTGCCGGTTGCGTTGCGTAGAGGCGATGTAAGGGAAGATTATCTACGGCTACCTAGATCTAATTATTGTATGTATGATAACTCGTTTCTTGTTGGTGGTATACGCATCTGGAATGCGCTGCCAGCTGAAATTACAAAAGCCGAAAGTTTCGAAATATTCCGTAGACTGtgctatgattattatttccaaaattattGATCTGCTATATTGAACGTTTATTACTGCTATTGAAGGTTGTTGAGCTTTGTATAAcacaagtattatttataagcatgATTAACATGTTATTACTGTTAattactatatttatttttatgttattttttttgtatctaaaACTCTGTACATCATAcactaattataaatgtatatttgaTGATGGTTCTGAGGGAACCTAGGCTCCagaatccaataaaattattatctatctatctattcaaagaaatctacctatccatgtcgggtatggccgaatggcgcttttttttattataaaatccggtattttattttaccgtGTTTTCGTCTTGTAATTTTACCACTATGTTGTTAAGTATATAATAAGCTCATTTTTAAAACATGCATACAAAGATTGATAAACTTACAAAGGCAATGTCGTAATATTATCAttcataaatgattaattttttttcatagacttgatatttaattttaaaatatctttgtATACTggaaagttattaatttacgaaaatttttaacagtttatttttcagtaattAATCGAAGGATTAATAATTCCgctaaatatttcatattttttttaataatttaaggttaaaatttttttataaagccGTCATTTagttgaaaatatatatttttattattccttCAATTAACTACTAGATAATATCTTATATTAGCGAaacttttttggttttttgaaattgaagtTCAAAATCACCTCACATAAGTAGATCTATGTTCatactaataaattaagaagcttcttcaaaaaaaataaatttttttttctggtctTCTAAGCGCATGttgctttaatttaaaaaaaaaaaaaaaaaaaaacgaaaagtTAAGATTTaaactatcaataaataatttaaataaattattcctaatcttaaaaactttaaaatttatttttaccttaaaaaatttataattaataattaatgaatacaATTTGAGCAATATTGTCacacaatttttgaatttgatCATTACTTGTGTACTCAGCAGCCAAAATCGCATTAGCCAGCGCGATAGTTTCTTTGACAGACCTAGCTTTGATCCAAATTCTCCCGTTCATACCCACAGCAATTTCATACGGCTGTTCCTTGGCAAATGCCTCAAAGAAAGGATTATTCGGGCTCAGTATCTTCCTAACAAGACTCAGCGAACATGTAAACAGCATTCCGTCGGGCCCCAAGACACCCAGTTTGCCTTTTTTACCCAGAGAATCTACACAAACTAACTCTGGTTCCATATCCTTGCTTGCAATCAACAATTTAGCGAACACAATATCTCCAATCTGTACATCAGGGCGATTACGCTTGCTGGCACCTTCAAAAGCTAGATAGGGTAACGCAGCTTGATCGCTGGCTCCGATGTCAACTTTGAATATATCACCAGCTTTTTGGGTTATTATTCCTACCACGTTTTCACCACGTGCTGGAACATATCTGCgtaaatggtaaaaaaaaattaaataattgtacaGTACTTAAGTATTATTAATCACCGGATttgaatgataaattaaatttgtaataatattaaatattaatttattgacaaatttattaacaaaatattatttaattatgacattgaaattagcagacatttgacaattttttgatttttcttgaaaaataaactaggtaggtctaaaaaattaaaaaaaaaaattgaatttataatttttagcgCTTTTAagatgtaaattttaaattaatttattctagctataatttatttgttagaaaaatatgaaaatttgataatttttatattttttatactaaaaaaattatggcaaaaaaaaataaagaaaaaaaattaagatgtagaaatttttaaaaattaaaaatgcaattttttaaaaataattgttctgaaaaaatttgtttgttaaaaaaaattcaaaaatggtcaagtggcTGCTTAATTTAatgtcacaaaaaaaattttgaaaattatgaaaatcaacttagccgacatttaaaaattttaataattttttttattgaaaaaattattaaaaaaattatgagaaaaaaaaatccatttgtaaaaaaacttgaaaaattttaagtgcaattttttaaaaatatttttttgttccaatttaataaataaaaaaattagaaacgtcggctaactttagtattatttgaaaattttttatcagatttttttcaatttcagtattattaattaattaactaattttttaccttCGTTGATAACTATCTACATAATAAATAGTCGTacgtttttttaaaactccGGCTTTACATGAATAAACAATGTCACCATCACGTCTCAATCCTGGTCCAAGgactattttttcttttggtttTTCTgtcgttttttttataatatcacCAGGCATCACCAGATCTCCTATCATCTCACCCattttttggatttaaataattaataaacaattatttatttatttttttatgactgACCACGAGCACGTGTACGCGCACAAACTGATGTTACCGAAAAAGACAataccaaataaaaaaaaactatgtgGTTGGTAAAGTAGATAACCTACAAACTtacaattaacatttttttattttttttaatacgtGGGTATACACAACTAGTTATTTTGAATGTAAAAATACAGTGGTCAGctaaatataataaacaagtgaataaattaaaatatctcagTGTCTTActtatatttacaaatttcattttattaattccatatgtaaaattttcaattcgcgattcactttttttttcacaataaattagcattttttattttcgtctGCTTTAGTTGACTTTATAACACTCAATAGTGACACGTGTTATCTTTGATAagcgattttttaaataaaaaattataagtattgAAAAACAACagctttaaaaatgaaatcttTGACAGCAATACGTTTACTttcaattttagttttttttataagctacAAAAATAATGTTATAGCTAATCATTACACAAATGGAGAAAGTGAAGCATGTTATTCCTATGCTGGAGGATCTGTTTATCCAGCCGGTTCACAACATGCTGACCATCAATTGCATACAACAAAAGCCGTTAGTAAGttactttaaaattgtaataaaaataatatttttacatatcaaaaaaatatgatactgaaatcaac
It encodes:
- the LOC123265942 gene encoding exosome complex component RRP40; amino-acid sequence: MGEMIGDLVMPGDIIKKTTEKPKEKIVLGPGLRRDGDIVYSCKAGVLKKRTTIYYVDSYQRRYVPARGENVVGIITQKAGDIFKVDIGASDQAALPYLAFEGASKRNRPDVQIGDIVFAKLLIASKDMEPELVCVDSLGKKGKLGVLGPDGMLFTCSLSLVRKILSPNNPFFEAFAKEQPYEIAVGMNGRIWIKARSVKETIALANAILAAEYTSNDQIQKLCDNIAQIVFINY